In the genome of Serratia symbiotica (Periphyllus acericola), one region contains:
- the pabC gene encoding aminodeoxychorismate lyase encodes MYWINGQRHHALAPSDRGLQFGDGCFTTARVKAGKVDMLPWHIERLQQAAHRLMLPTTDWVAFEQEMVYAAKPLPLGVIKAILTRGSGGRGYSPAGCKTPTRLVARSSYPAHYQQWREQGISLALSPVPLAHNPLLAGLKHLNCLEQVLIRAHLDQTVADEALVLDTSGMLVECCTANLFWRKGRSVFTPDLSQSGVAGLMRRRVIELLIGTEYSLHCVSEPLEALADADEVLVSNALMPLLPINTVQSWRYHSRQLYDFLRPHC; translated from the coding sequence ATGTACTGGATAAACGGGCAACGACATCACGCTTTGGCACCGAGCGATCGTGGTTTGCAGTTTGGCGATGGTTGTTTCACTACCGCTCGGGTAAAGGCTGGTAAGGTCGATATGCTGCCCTGGCATATCGAACGCTTGCAACAAGCTGCGCATCGGCTGATGTTGCCCACGACCGACTGGGTTGCCTTTGAACAGGAGATGGTGTATGCGGCCAAACCTCTCCCACTCGGCGTGATCAAAGCGATACTAACGCGTGGGAGCGGCGGACGCGGCTATAGCCCAGCAGGGTGTAAAACCCCCACGCGCCTTGTGGCACGCAGCAGCTACCCTGCACATTATCAACAGTGGCGCGAGCAGGGCATTAGTTTGGCACTTAGCCCAGTGCCACTGGCGCACAATCCGCTGCTCGCGGGCTTGAAGCACCTTAACTGTTTGGAGCAAGTGCTGATCCGCGCGCATCTTGACCAGACGGTAGCCGACGAGGCGCTAGTGCTTGACACTTCCGGTATGCTGGTGGAATGCTGTACTGCTAATTTGTTCTGGCGCAAGGGAAGATCCGTATTTACGCCGGATCTAAGTCAGTCTGGCGTGGCCGGTCTGATGCGGCGGCGCGTGATCGAACTACTGATAGGCACGGAATATAGCCTGCATTGTGTTAGCGAGCCACTAGAAGCGCTGGCCGATGCCGATGAAGTGCTGGTGAGCAATGCGCTCATGCCGTTGTTACCGATTAATACAGTGCAATCATGGCGTTACCATTCACGCCAACTGTATGATTTTTTACGCCCACATTGTTAA
- the ptsG gene encoding PTS glucose transporter subunit IIBC: protein MFKNAFANLQKIGKSLMLPVSVLPIAGILLGVGSANFSWLPMVVSHVMADAGGSVFANMPLIFAIGVALGFTNNDGVSALAAVVAYGIMVKTISVVAPLVLHLTAEEIATKHLADTGVLGGIISGAIAAYMFNRFFRIQLPEYLGFFAGKRFVPIISGLAAIVLGIALSFIWPPIGTAIQTFSQWAAYQNPVVAFGLYGVVERSLVPFGLHHIWNVPFQMQIGEFTNAAGQVFHGDIPRYMAGDPTAGKLSGGFLFKMYGLPAAAIAIWHSAKLENRAKVGGIMISAALTSFLTGITEPIEFSFIFVAPILYVSHAILAGLAFPICILLGMRDGTSFSHGLIDFIVLSGNSSKIWLFPLVGILYGLVYYTLFRMLITKLNLKTPGLEDTASEQDTQGGSEMSAALVQAFGGKENITNLDACITRLRVSVADITKVDQATLKKLGAAGVVVAGSGVQVIFGTKSDNLKTDMDEYIRNH from the coding sequence ATGTTCAAGAACGCATTTGCAAACCTGCAAAAAATAGGTAAATCGCTAATGCTGCCAGTGTCAGTACTGCCTATCGCAGGTATCCTGCTGGGCGTCGGTTCCGCCAACTTTAGCTGGTTACCTATGGTAGTCTCTCATGTGATGGCGGATGCGGGTGGATCTGTTTTCGCCAACATGCCGTTAATTTTCGCGATTGGTGTTGCCCTAGGTTTCACTAATAACGATGGCGTCTCCGCACTGGCGGCGGTGGTAGCTTACGGCATCATGGTGAAAACCATTTCAGTGGTTGCACCCTTGGTGCTGCACCTAACAGCCGAAGAGATTGCAACCAAACATTTGGCCGATACCGGCGTACTCGGCGGGATTATCTCTGGTGCCATCGCTGCCTACATGTTTAACCGCTTCTTCCGCATCCAACTGCCGGAGTATCTGGGCTTCTTTGCGGGTAAGCGGTTTGTGCCGATCATCTCTGGCCTGGCGGCTATCGTGCTAGGCATCGCGCTCTCTTTCATCTGGCCACCCATCGGTACTGCTATCCAGACGTTTTCCCAGTGGGCAGCTTATCAGAACCCGGTAGTGGCCTTTGGCCTCTACGGTGTGGTTGAGCGTTCGCTGGTGCCGTTCGGTCTGCACCATATCTGGAACGTGCCTTTTCAGATGCAAATTGGCGAGTTCACGAATGCAGCGGGTCAGGTATTTCACGGTGACATCCCACGTTACATGGCGGGTGACCCGACTGCGGGGAAACTGTCCGGCGGCTTCCTGTTCAAAATGTATGGTTTGCCTGCGGCGGCCATCGCTATCTGGCATTCAGCCAAACTGGAAAACCGCGCTAAAGTCGGTGGTATCATGATCTCTGCTGCGTTGACCTCATTCCTGACCGGCATCACCGAACCGATCGAATTCTCTTTCATCTTCGTTGCGCCGATCCTGTATGTGAGCCATGCTATCTTGGCGGGTCTGGCGTTCCCAATCTGCATTCTGTTAGGCATGCGTGACGGCACCAGCTTTTCACACGGGTTGATCGACTTTATCGTTCTGAGCGGAAACAGCAGTAAAATCTGGTTGTTCCCCCTCGTCGGCATCCTCTACGGGCTGGTGTACTACACTCTCTTCCGCATGCTGATCACCAAGCTGAACCTAAAAACCCCAGGCCTTGAAGACACTGCTTCTGAGCAGGATACGCAGGGCGGTTCTGAAATGTCTGCCGCCTTAGTTCAGGCTTTCGGCGGTAAAGAGAATATCACTAACCTGGATGCCTGTATCACCCGCCTGCGCGTCAGCGTGGCCGACATCACCAAGGTTGACCAGGCTACCCTGAAGAAATTAGGTGCCGCTGGCGTTGTTGTCGCCGGCTCTGGCGTTCAGGTTATCTTCGGTACCAAGTCTGACAACCTGAAAACCGATATGGACGAATACATCCGTAATCACTGA
- the acpP gene encoding acyl carrier protein: MSTIEERVKKIIVEQLGVKQEEVLNNASFVEDLGADSLDTVELVMALEEEFDTEIPDEEAEKITTIQAAIDFINNSIQQ, from the coding sequence ATGAGCACTATCGAAGAACGCGTTAAGAAAATCATTGTTGAGCAATTGGGTGTTAAACAGGAAGAGGTGTTAAACAACGCTTCTTTCGTTGAAGATCTAGGCGCTGATTCTCTTGACACCGTTGAGTTAGTAATGGCACTGGAAGAAGAATTCGATACTGAGATTCCAGACGAAGAGGCTGAGAAGATCACTACTATTCAGGCAGCTATTGATTTCATCAACAACTCTATCCAGCAGTAA
- the fabG gene encoding 3-oxoacyl-ACP reductase FabG, with product MNFDGKVVLVTGASRGIGRAIAEMFVARCAKVIGTATSEGGADAISSYLGANGKGLMLNVVDTQSIDSVLAAIYAEFGEIDILVNNAGITRDSLLMRMRDDEWQDIINTNLTSVFRLSKAVMRAMMKKRFGRVITIGSVVGSMGHAGQANYAAAKAGLIGFSKSLAREVASRGITVNVVAPGFIETDMTRALTDDQRAGILSSVPANRLGNAQEIASSVVFLASGEAGYITGETLHVNGGMYMI from the coding sequence ATGAATTTCGACGGTAAAGTTGTTCTGGTCACTGGTGCAAGTCGTGGTATTGGCCGGGCTATTGCAGAAATGTTTGTGGCACGCTGTGCCAAAGTGATCGGTACAGCGACCAGTGAAGGCGGTGCTGATGCTATCAGCAGCTATTTAGGGGCAAACGGCAAAGGGTTGATGTTGAACGTGGTTGATACGCAGTCTATCGATAGCGTGCTGGCCGCTATTTATGCTGAATTTGGCGAAATCGATATTTTAGTGAATAATGCCGGTATTACGCGCGATAGTTTGCTAATGCGCATGAGAGACGATGAATGGCAGGATATAATAAACACGAATCTGACTTCAGTATTCCGCCTATCAAAAGCGGTAATGAGAGCTATGATGAAAAAGCGGTTTGGCCGTGTTATCACTATAGGATCCGTTGTTGGCAGCATGGGGCATGCAGGGCAAGCTAATTACGCGGCGGCAAAAGCTGGTTTGATCGGTTTTAGCAAGTCTTTAGCACGTGAAGTCGCATCACGAGGTATTACCGTTAACGTCGTGGCTCCTGGCTTTATTGAGACGGACATGACACGAGCGTTAACAGACGATCAACGGGCAGGCATTTTGTCATCAGTTCCAGCCAATCGGCTGGGCAATGCACAAGAAATTGCCAGCTCTGTTGTATTTTTAGCCTCTGGTGAGGCTGGCTATATCACCGGTGAAACGTTACATGTCAATGGCGGCATGTACATGATTTAA
- the tmk gene encoding dTMP kinase, whose protein sequence is MKSKFVVIEGLEGVGKTTARDTVASVLREHGVNDIVFTREPGGTPLAEKLRDLFKRGVGNELPTIKAEVLMLYAARVQLVETVIKPALERGAWVVGDRHDLSSQAYQGAGRGTDPQLMLSLRDAVLGSFRPDLTLYLDLPPLIGLQRAQARGELDRMEQEVLPFFTRTRARYLALAAQDESIVTLDATQPLEQVTASIRACVSRWLQQQEGV, encoded by the coding sequence ATGAAAAGTAAATTCGTTGTTATCGAAGGATTGGAAGGAGTAGGCAAAACCACCGCGCGTGACACCGTAGCCAGTGTTTTGCGAGAGCATGGTGTCAACGATATCGTCTTTACGCGTGAGCCGGGTGGCACGCCGCTAGCGGAGAAATTGCGCGATCTGTTCAAACGTGGAGTGGGTAACGAACTGCCGACCATCAAGGCGGAAGTGCTGATGCTGTACGCTGCCCGTGTGCAGTTGGTGGAAACCGTTATCAAGCCGGCGTTGGAACGCGGTGCATGGGTGGTGGGTGATCGTCACGATCTGTCTTCACAGGCTTATCAGGGCGCTGGGCGCGGCACAGATCCGCAACTGATGCTCTCACTGCGCGATGCCGTGTTGGGGAGCTTCCGCCCGGATCTCACCCTCTATTTGGATTTGCCGCCGCTGATTGGGCTGCAACGCGCTCAGGCGCGCGGCGAACTGGATCGCATGGAACAAGAGGTATTGCCGTTCTTCACACGTACGCGCGCACGCTATTTGGCGTTGGCAGCGCAAGATGAATCGATTGTCACGCTTGACGCTACACAACCGCTGGAGCAGGTTACCGCTTCTATTCGTGCCTGCGTCAGCCGCTGGCTGCAACAGCAGGAAGGCGTGTAA
- a CDS encoding metal-dependent hydrolase: MLLVDSHCHLDCLDYQTLHQNVDDALAKAKMRDVGYVLAVATTLPGYQAMTQLIGARDEVVFSCGVHPLNLEDGYDYGELRCLAAAAQVVALGETGLDYFYQKDNLELQQASFREHIRIGRDLDKPLIVHTRDARADTLAILREENAQDCSGVLHCFTEDSATAEVLLDLGFYISFSGIVTFRNAEPLREVARYVPLDRILVETDSPYLAPVPHRGKENQPAYVRDVAEYMAVLKGISLENFAEATTNNFSRLFRRWGFKRDIDGLRCRCRPGSSTAL; encoded by the coding sequence ATGTTGTTAGTTGATTCTCATTGTCACCTTGACTGCCTGGATTATCAAACCCTGCACCAAAATGTGGATGACGCGCTGGCCAAGGCCAAAATGCGCGATGTCGGATACGTGCTGGCAGTTGCCACTACGTTGCCGGGCTATCAGGCTATGACCCAGTTGATTGGTGCGCGCGATGAGGTGGTCTTCTCCTGTGGCGTACACCCGCTGAACCTGGAGGATGGCTACGATTACGGCGAACTGCGTTGCCTGGCAGCGGCGGCACAAGTGGTCGCGTTGGGGGAGACCGGGCTGGATTACTTCTACCAGAAAGACAACCTTGAGCTGCAACAGGCCTCGTTCCGCGAGCATATTCGCATTGGCCGAGATCTGGACAAACCGCTGATCGTGCATACCCGTGATGCGCGTGCCGACACATTGGCGATTTTGCGTGAGGAAAATGCGCAGGACTGTAGCGGGGTGCTGCACTGTTTCACTGAGGATAGCGCCACCGCAGAAGTACTGTTGGATCTCGGTTTCTACATTTCTTTCTCTGGCATCGTGACCTTCCGTAACGCCGAGCCATTGCGTGAGGTGGCGCGTTATGTGCCGCTGGATCGCATACTGGTGGAAACTGACTCGCCGTATCTGGCCCCGGTGCCGCACCGGGGTAAAGAAAACCAACCCGCCTATGTGCGTGATGTGGCTGAATACATGGCGGTACTGAAGGGCATTAGCCTGGAAAACTTTGCCGAAGCCACCACTAACAATTTTTCTCGCTTATTTCGGCGTTGGGGTTTTAAACGGGACATTGACGGACTTCGATGCAGGTGTCGTCCGGGCAGTTCAACGGCACTTTGA
- the fabF gene encoding beta-ketoacyl-ACP synthase II — protein sequence MSKRRVVVTGLGMLSPVGNTVESTWNALLAGQSGISLIDHFDTTAYATKFAGLVKHFNSEDFISRKDARKMDAFIQYGIAAGMQAMQDAGLEINEANASRIGAAIGSGIGGLGLIEENYNSLAEGGPRKISPFFVPSTIVNMIAGHLTIMYGMRGPSISIATACTSGVHNIGHAARIIAYNDADVMLAGGAEKASTPLGIGGFGAARALSIRNENPQAASRPWDKDRDGFVLGDGAGMMVLEEYEHAKRRGAQIYAEALGFGMSSDAYHMTSPPENGAGAALAMKNALIDASVTTSQIGYINAHGTSTPAGDEAEAQAVKSVFGLDAQRVMVSSTKSMTGHLLGAAGAVESIFTVLALRDQAVPPTINLDNPDEKCDLDFVPNEARQVSDMQYTLCNSFGFGGTNGSLIFRRM from the coding sequence GTGTCTAAGCGTCGAGTAGTTGTGACCGGACTGGGCATGCTGTCTCCTGTCGGCAATACAGTAGAGTCTACATGGAACGCTCTTCTTGCCGGTCAGAGTGGCATCAGCCTGATCGACCATTTCGATACCACCGCCTATGCAACCAAATTTGCTGGCTTGGTAAAGCATTTTAATTCAGAGGATTTCATCTCCCGCAAGGATGCGCGCAAGATGGATGCTTTTATCCAGTACGGCATAGCTGCTGGCATGCAGGCTATGCAAGATGCGGGACTGGAGATCAACGAGGCTAATGCTAGCCGCATCGGGGCCGCTATTGGTTCCGGCATTGGTGGCCTAGGCTTGATAGAAGAAAATTACAATTCACTGGCTGAGGGTGGCCCACGAAAAATCAGCCCGTTTTTCGTACCATCTACCATCGTGAACATGATTGCAGGCCACCTGACAATTATGTACGGCATGCGTGGCCCCAGTATTTCCATCGCCACCGCTTGTACCTCAGGTGTGCATAACATCGGCCATGCTGCACGTATCATTGCTTATAATGATGCAGACGTGATGCTGGCAGGTGGGGCAGAGAAAGCCAGCACCCCATTGGGGATTGGCGGCTTTGGTGCAGCGCGCGCGTTGTCTATCCGTAACGAGAACCCACAGGCAGCCAGCCGCCCCTGGGATAAAGATCGTGATGGTTTCGTGCTTGGCGATGGTGCCGGCATGATGGTGCTGGAAGAATACGAGCATGCAAAAAGACGCGGCGCGCAGATCTACGCTGAAGCGCTCGGTTTTGGTATGAGCAGCGATGCCTACCACATGACCTCGCCACCGGAAAATGGTGCAGGTGCTGCGTTGGCGATGAAAAATGCCCTGATCGATGCTAGCGTGACCACGTCACAAATTGGTTACATCAACGCGCACGGCACTTCGACTCCGGCTGGTGACGAGGCTGAAGCACAGGCGGTTAAGTCCGTTTTTGGCCTTGATGCGCAACGAGTGATGGTCAGTTCGACCAAATCGATGACCGGCCATCTATTAGGGGCTGCGGGTGCGGTCGAATCGATCTTTACCGTTTTGGCACTGCGTGATCAGGCCGTACCGCCAACCATCAACCTGGATAACCCGGATGAAAAGTGTGATCTTGACTTTGTGCCAAATGAAGCGCGACAGGTAAGTGATATGCAGTATACGCTGTGTAACTCCTTCGGTTTTGGCGGCACCAATGGTTCGCTGATCTTCCGTAGAATGTAA
- the fabD gene encoding ACP S-malonyltransferase, whose product MTQFAFVFPGQGSQSLGMLAELAAQFPMVEETFGEASAALGYDLWQLVQQGPAEALNQTWHTQPALLAASVAIFRIWQQQGGKVPMLMAGHSLGEYSALVCAGVLDFKAAIRLVELRGKLMQEAVPDGTGAMYAIIGLDNAAIARACEASAQGQVVSPVNFNSPGQMVIAGYKEAVERAGVACKAAGAKRVLPLPVSVPSHCALMMPAANKLAVALHHVAFNVPRVPVVNNVDVRIENDPEAIHGALVRQLYSPVRWSESVKFIASQGVTLLLEAGPGKVLSGLTKRIVDILPAAAINDPASLSAALEQ is encoded by the coding sequence ATGACGCAATTTGCTTTTGTTTTCCCAGGCCAGGGGTCACAGAGCCTTGGCATGTTAGCCGAGTTGGCTGCACAATTTCCGATGGTTGAAGAAACCTTCGGCGAAGCCTCGGCTGCTCTGGGGTACGACTTGTGGCAATTGGTGCAGCAAGGCCCAGCGGAGGCACTGAACCAAACCTGGCACACACAGCCAGCATTACTGGCAGCCTCGGTGGCGATCTTCCGCATCTGGCAGCAGCAAGGTGGTAAAGTGCCAATGCTGATGGCTGGCCACAGCCTGGGTGAGTACTCAGCGCTGGTCTGCGCTGGCGTGTTGGATTTTAAGGCGGCGATCCGTCTGGTGGAACTGCGTGGTAAGTTGATGCAGGAAGCGGTGCCAGATGGCACTGGCGCTATGTACGCTATCATAGGTCTAGACAACGCAGCGATCGCTCGAGCCTGCGAAGCATCCGCTCAGGGGCAGGTAGTTTCCCCGGTCAACTTTAACTCGCCAGGCCAGATGGTGATCGCTGGCTACAAAGAAGCGGTTGAGCGTGCAGGTGTCGCCTGTAAAGCTGCTGGAGCCAAACGTGTGCTGCCGCTGCCTGTGAGCGTGCCATCACACTGTGCGCTGATGATGCCAGCGGCCAATAAGCTGGCGGTGGCGCTGCATCATGTCGCCTTCAACGTCCCACGTGTGCCAGTAGTGAATAATGTTGATGTACGCATCGAGAACGATCCTGAAGCGATCCATGGTGCGCTGGTGCGCCAACTTTACAGCCCGGTGCGCTGGAGTGAGAGCGTAAAATTTATCGCATCACAGGGAGTGACTCTACTGCTTGAAGCTGGCCCTGGTAAGGTGCTGAGCGGTCTGACTAAACGTATTGTTGACATCCTGCCAGCAGCGGCGATAAACGACCCCGCCAGTCTGTCAGCGGCGCTTGAACAATAA
- the holB gene encoding DNA polymerase III subunit delta', which translates to MEYPWLNIPYHQLVGHYATGRGHHALLLHAAVGNGDDTLAYALSRWLLCQQRNGEKNCGECHSCRLMLAGNHPDYHLLVPEKGKNSVGIEPIRQLIERLYFYAQQGGAKVIWLSQAELLTEAAANALLKTLEEPPEKTYFLLSCREPSRLLATLRSRCLYWHLVSPDEQLSMQWLSRHAAGNPVEHLTALRLHDGAPIAAEQLLQPERWQQRSALCRALSAALPQHDMLSLLPVLSHLDVGERLHWLCALLVDAIKWQQGAPSHVLNQDQQPLVYQLASRLSEISLLQIVQQWLICRHQLLSVVGVNHELLLTEQLLGWEQMLSSASYSLLHSL; encoded by the coding sequence ATGGAGTATCCGTGGCTGAATATCCCCTATCACCAGTTAGTTGGGCACTACGCCACTGGGCGCGGCCATCATGCGTTGCTTTTGCATGCTGCCGTAGGCAATGGCGACGATACGCTAGCTTACGCGTTGAGCCGCTGGTTGCTCTGCCAGCAGCGTAATGGTGAAAAGAACTGCGGTGAATGTCATAGTTGCCGACTGATGCTGGCGGGTAACCACCCGGACTACCATCTGCTGGTACCGGAAAAAGGCAAAAACAGTGTAGGTATCGAACCGATCCGTCAGTTGATCGAGAGGCTCTATTTCTATGCACAGCAAGGAGGGGCCAAGGTGATCTGGCTCTCCCAGGCCGAGCTATTGACCGAAGCGGCGGCCAACGCGCTGCTGAAGACATTGGAAGAGCCGCCGGAAAAAACCTATTTTCTACTGAGTTGCCGCGAGCCTTCACGATTGTTGGCGACGCTACGCAGCCGCTGCCTGTATTGGCATTTGGTCAGCCCTGATGAGCAACTGAGCATGCAGTGGCTAAGCCGTCACGCAGCAGGTAACCCGGTCGAACACCTCACTGCGCTGCGCCTGCACGACGGCGCGCCAATCGCTGCTGAACAATTGCTGCAACCGGAGCGCTGGCAACAGCGCAGTGCCCTGTGTAGGGCATTGAGCGCTGCCTTGCCGCAGCATGATATGCTGTCGCTGTTGCCAGTGCTCAGTCACCTGGATGTGGGGGAGCGTCTACATTGGCTGTGCGCTCTATTGGTGGATGCGATAAAATGGCAGCAAGGTGCACCGAGCCATGTACTCAATCAGGATCAGCAGCCGTTGGTGTATCAACTGGCCAGTCGGCTGAGCGAGATTTCATTGCTGCAAATCGTGCAACAATGGTTGATCTGCCGCCATCAGTTGCTCAGCGTAGTTGGCGTTAACCACGAACTACTATTGACCGAACAATTACTGGGCTGGGAGCAAATGCTAAGCTCTGCCAGCTATTCCCTGCTTCATTCGCTGTAA